The Eriocheir sinensis breed Jianghai 21 chromosome 58, ASM2467909v1, whole genome shotgun sequence sequence TGAAGGAGTGTTGCTTAGGCTTGTCTGGTGAAGGCCATGAGTTCCGAAGCAAAGATAGGTATGTGGAGTCATTACTGAAACTCAGAACTTCAAAATATCCTCGTCAATAATCAAGGAACCCTTGTCCCCCTGCCACGGctaattaaataataaataataaatcattgcACATGTGAATTACTTTAAACTGAAACCTATTTGATGTCATGAAATATGGGAAAAATCACTGCATTAACTGTATTCCTTAAAAAGTAAGtttgaaaacaaacacattttaCCAAGCATCTTTGTCACAAGacagaagaatggagaggagactGCTAAAGCTCTCAAAGGCGCAATCGTGGATTTAAAGGGAGGGCAAGAGATGGGGAAATCATGAACTTCCAAAACCACATTAGACATAATATAATGTCAAAAAGAAACATTATACAAAATGTTATCAATTGTGTTAAAATGACAATTACTGCAACTGCATGATAATTTAAGGCAGTAGCAACATTACTGACCCCAAGTGAATGATGCAGAAGCACCCCTTCCTGGAGAGCCCTGGGAGTGGCTCTGGACTTCTCTCAATCTTGCTCCAGACTCACATACAACATACACTGTCCATCACGTGGAAGTCAGATGTCAGGCCCACTCAGCCCAGAAAGCCACTAATGTCTTTACCAAGAGGGAAGCTAGATAGAGCCACCACAGACTgccttataaaaaaaaagcatggaaAAGAATAATCTAGAGTAATAAAATATTTGTCTCCTATTTCCTTACTGAACATGTATTTACAAACCAAACATCATTCACCATCACTGTTACACTCTCAACAAATGTTCAGAGCTATTACACCCATGAGTGCATCAAAGCTCAAGTAAAATAATTTTTCTGCAAATATCAAAtttataaaaaggaaataaatcaaGATAAGGAATAAAGATTTCTGATACATGATCAAAAGCATCATGCAAGTGCTCTCCAGAAAGCTCCCACCACCCACACATGAATGGACTTTGATAAACCTGCTCACTAGACAAACACTTCCTAATCTGTactcaaataaatataaaacctgCCAGAGATCTTATTACGTATAGCAATTTATCAAAGTGTGGAAATATAAAATAGTGGAATGGAAATCATATATCAAAAATATAAAACTGATTGAGAAAATTTATCTCCAAAAGtttaatttcttttcccttctacaGCGTGAGAGTCTAGTGGCCATTTGATATGCCATAAATTATAACAATAAAAGTTTAACAAAagatacaaacacatacaaacatgTACATGCTCCTTTAACTTTCCAAAATGATTTATGGATTAAATCCTCCATACAGAGAAGAGCTAATGTctagtaaaagtaaaagaaaagaaatttaAAGGGGAATATTAGGAATATAGATATTTTTAGGGAGCACAAGTATATAAAAGTACACCATAAAAATTTCAACTTAATATATATTGCTGATACAAAAAAGATGATGGAAAATAAATAGTGTGTATCCTTGCATGCATTGTCCGGGGTAAGTACTACCTCACTAACCAATCGTGCCCACTTGGGAACATTATGGTGGCGCACACTCGAAACGTGTACGCCTCTAATGCAGGTAAAAATTAACACTTGCTCGCATTTTTCAGCACGCATACCAACGTGTGTCACCCTCCAGCACACCGTGTCTGTCCACACAGCTTCAGTCCAGACAAATGATGCTTGCAGCAGTGTGGTTTTCACATTAACAATACTGATGCAATCAGTGTGTGTATAATACTCAAATTACATCTGTTCAATCAAAATGTATGATGATCTAGGAAAAAAATAGTCTGTATGCTGCAGTAAACTACAATGAACTCTATGGAATTTAAGCTGCTAGAGCTTGAACAAAAAAGTTGGTAAGATTtttacataaataaaaaaaatatatattgtatataattatgattacatgtgaaatacatataaacaaacagTATTAAGCACATAATCATAATGTATATAAAACTTGTTTAAGGCATCTAATGACTATGATTTAAGTAAAGTTTCAAAACTGCAATATTCTTCATACATTAAATAGTAAAATATTTACCTTCAAAATCTTTTCCCTAACACTCCTAcactcatacatttttttttgtaaataagcCAAATAGTACACACTGATCTTGCTCAAAACTTCTAACCTTCTGCAGCAAAGGAAATTAAACTTGACTTAACCAAGATTCAAAGTCAACTCTGTGAAATGCGTCAAGAAATAATGGAGTAAAAATGGACACTTACACACTCTGTtgatcacaaacacacaaacaaacaatgaatGCCTATGCTTCAGTACTAACAAACAGTATTCCCCATCAGGCCAATATCCCAAAATGCATTACTAATTTTCTTACATAGAGATTTCAGTTTTTTACCATTACCTTTAGAATTTTATCATCTGCCACATTGTAATATCATATTCCCAAATGATGTCTGACATTCAATACAAAAATGAGGCATAGATGACTTTTCTTTAGCTGATGACAATTCCGTATTCAGAGTACTTAAAGCTGTCTTACCACCCCCTAAAAAGGACAGAGCTCTTCTACAAAACAGAGAACACTATGAAGTGAATTACCTTTTTACCTTATTACAGCTCGTCTCTGTCTAATAAAGTGTATCTGTTTTTGGAGGGCGCGAGCTTCTTAAAGGTGGACTCTGGCGGGGTCGTTGGCCTCTCCTTCTTTGTGGCCTCTTTGGTGGGATCTGctatttcattttcatctctctgCTGGAACATTAAAACATCCTATTAGACTTTCTTCTGGCATTgcaataatgatataataacagGTTAAGAatagaaaacaatgtaagttgaaaatctgAAATGGTAAGTCTGAGATTCTTCAAGACTTGACTCCTGTAAGTATACTGGATGGATGGACAGACAAGACTCACCTGTGCTGCCTCCGATGTGGACTCTGGATCAGGGCCGTAGTGGAACTCACGATGCAACTTGCCACTGTACAGGTCATTGAGGaaatccttcatcttcccctcaacGAAAGCTTCCTTGTAATCTGAGCCACAGGGAGAAATATATTATCTAAAATGAAGAGTAACACGAGATAAACTGACACATACTGAATCAGTTTTTTCATTAATCAGTTTTTAATACTGGAAGAAGGAAATGGCAAGTGAGAGATTACATGACAGTGGCTACAGGCAGATGTAAAGAAGGTAGGCAAAGGAGTAACTTGGAAGGGCAAAAGAATATAACACAGTGCTGTACTGAGTGAGGTGCTTGGGAGTGTTAAGAGTTCAATGCCTCGGGAGCCTGAGGAAGTAGTTGGAAATAGGgtgtgtggaagaggaaagaaaggaaatagtggACAGATAAGGTAAAATAGATGATCGATGTAAAAAGACCCTACAAGAACATCCTATAGAAAAAGTGAGAGGGATGAGATAAAGGCTTGGTTCACACATTGCCGATTGTGAACGTATGAAGTGTGGTgctctgagatggtttggacatgtgatgagaatgaaggagaataacTTTGTGAAGAGAGTATATGAGAGCAGGGTTGAGGGGGTGGGTGTCATGGGGGGACCATCAATAGAGTGGACTTGTGTTGGTGAGAGGATTGGTAGGTGAGGGATTGCTTGTTCTGAGAGGGAGTGTCAGAACAGGGAATGTTGGGGATGCCTCTGCCTTGGCTGACCCCTTGAGAGAACGGGAGATAAAAATATAGAGATAGGGCTGCTGATAAAAAAGGTCATTCGCCTAGATATAGAAAGGATCTTCAGCCATAACAATGCAGGCCTTAATCTCACCTGGGAAGAGGTACATGTGCCTGAAGGAATCAATGGCAATCAGTGGTAAGTCCTTCTTGGATTTCCCCAAATGGTGGAGGGGATGAGCAAACTGAACACCATCGGCAGTCAAGAAGTTGATGTTTTCtgtaaaacatgaataaaaaaaatcagtatctAAATCATTATATCTCCACACACAATGTAGGCCAAAAATGGGAGATGCAGGTTTGAGACATAACTAGCTATGATACTTTTAGTCAAAGGAAAAACTGCCCCCAGAGAAAACACCTGCCACCAAGATAGGTCCTGAGGGGCTGCAATGAGCCCTAACCATTGACACAACAGCCATCATATTAATTCATCTACCTGTTTTACAACTAGCAAGTATTTGAGAGAAATCAACCATGTGCTAGTTTTGACAAATATGGTAGGAATAATAAATGCAACATTGACATTAACATAAAAAATTACCACAGTGAATTTAGAAGGAATTCAATGTCTAACTCAGAATAGCTTATAGAACATAACACATCTCTCTGCCGTCTGATCGCATGCCAGAAGAAATCAGCCACAACTCACGTTTCTGGTCGGCGAGGTCTGTGTGCACCAGGGACGTGTATTTCTTGATGCTCTCTGTGTCTTCAGGAgcatggaagaggatgaggaaaggaagtccCTCTTCTGTTAATTCCTCTGCATTCTGAAAGGGAATGAAGCATTACACACAAAGAAGTGTAAAAGGAAAGAACACTCCCTCAGCTCCCTTTATTATTCAAGCCTTCAAGCATCTCAGTAAgttttaatgatgataatgatggtaataattataataatgacaataataattataaaaatactaatactaatactactaataataaaaaataaaaaataataacaataatgcagTACCTATCAGACAAGGCTAAACATGGCTGCCTTTCTTATCATTATGAACATCAAAGTGTGAACGCAGCAGACTTCATGTGACTTTGTTGACTGTGAGCACCAACAGTCAACAAACCAAAGCATGCACCAGTCAGCCACAGGGCCAGCGCCTGTGGTGCAGCACACTTACCTGGAATGTGATCTCTCGCACCAGAGGGATGCATCTCTCAGTGGCCCAGATGGACAACTCATCGTAAGATGCAAGTGACCCAGTAAAGGCTTCATCCTCCTTAGTTATGGAAGCTTTGAAGGCAACAATGCTCTCCCCGGGCGGGTGCATACTGCGCACTGTTTCACTGCAAAGTGTTCATGACATGAAGGCAGTATCTCAATAGTCAAATAATTCAGCAACTGGTTTTTAAAATCAAAACTAAAAGGATTTACTCAAAACCAGTAACTTTTGACACATCAAAACTGCAGAAAATAccaggatttttttttgtctcaattACTATGATAATACTTTCACTTATGAAACATTCTACCAAGGAATCTCTTCACATGTGAAATAATTCCCTCAACAGGAATTCTGATGCTCACCCAAACCCAGCAAGGAACTGGCAGTCATCCTTAAGGTTGATAGCAATCTTGCGGAACAACTCGTATTCTGGCGAGTCCTGCTTCTCAAAATAGCCGATCACAGTCCTCTTAGTCTCCTGTAAGAAACATGATGTCTGGTAAATCCTGTGCATAGGCAAGACAACCAACAAACTGGCAGCATTCACAAGCAGTACTCTAAGACAAGAATGTAAAGAAATATTATGCATATGCACGCAAAAGACTGCTTGACTTTGACAAGATACACTAAGCTGATTCTGACTCAAAGTCTTCAGTTCAACTGTTGTGATGTACTGCATTTTCTGCTGTCTAAGATGGCCCTTGAAGCTCAATATCATATATATGCCTCAGTTCAGGGGTAATCTTATATGAGGGATATAAAATGCTAACTTCTACATCCTATGGTTATGGGGTCCCTGAGGGGTGATGGGAATAGTGCCAAACACTCACTTCTGCCTGACATCCCTTCTTCTTTAGTAACATATTTTCTGTATTATGACAAATTTATCAAAAATGTTTCCATGAATACAACTATAAGGACAGACAAAGGTGAGTAAATTAAAAATGAAAATGGTGGACACTGTGTCACAGCTAACCATGCTGTGCATCCTTTGTAGCAGACCAACTGTTTGTAGTTGTATTTCAAGTTATTGTTACCTGCTTGATATTTTCATAACTCAATCGTTAgagaaagaaactggagatacTGAGGCAGAAGGCTCACAATGGCTCCATATGTAGGGGTTGTCTTATAGAGCAAATATACCTCAAAGCCTATATTGTTAATGGCAACTCTGAAGGGTTGTCTCAAATACTCACCTCATACATTGGAAAATACAGATGTTGAAAATTATTCTTGGCTGATCCTATAAAACATACAACTGGCTCACAAGAACAGATTGTGTATTCTCAAGTGCTTCAGTTTAGTAGTTTCTGGCAGCTTTGGCTCCTCATTTCAATTCTTGATTTGGGAACAAGCTATCTCATGAACTTGACAATGAAAACCGAGTTTGAAGTTCTTACCTCCAGATCCTTGATTTCATCCAGGCTCTCCAGAATCTTGATGGGGTCCCGAAGCTGTTCCTTAATGTAATTTGCAAAGGCATCAGCTGATCTCTGTCCCCTGTACTCCCTCTTGGTGGCCTGGCCATTCCTCAGCAGCTTGAGGGTCGGGTACTTGGTGATATGGAAGCGGGACGCAATGCTTGCTGCAACAGGCAACAGAACAATGATATACATCATTCTCTTGAAAATGGAAATCAGTATCATATATTATGTAGTGTTGTATGATGGACATAAGCCACAAGACCCTGAGAAGCCCAACATGATAAATGAAGTCCATGAGACAAAAATTAAGAGCCATAAAAATTTAATCACAGTGATAAACATGTAATATAAAACTTGGAAATCTTCATGCAAGGCCCAAAATGTTACTTCTTAGTACAGAGCAAGAAGCTACTGGTATAAGCACACTTACACTCAGCATCACAGTCCACCTTCCCAACTACCACCCGGCCTTCGTCTGGGAATTGCTCTTTAACCTTGTCGGCCGTCTCATCCCAGGTCGGCGCCAAGATGTTGCTGAATCTACACCAGTCGGCATAGAAGTTGATGAACACAAGCTCATTGTTACCTGTAGGGGAAAGATGGAGGACATCTGTATAATACTGTTAGGTGGCTGGTAAGAGAAGTGAAACAAAGCATACCTCTCCAGGCTGCTGCAAGAGAAGCTTAACAAGTGCTAGGTTTCAGGTTTGTATAAGAAAGTAAGAGTTGAATCACAGCCAACCTTGCTCTCATACAATACAAACTTGTGATCATTCATTAACATGTGTCCAATCCATTCCCCAGTATTTCATGCAAAACAAATCAGAAGTTAACTATACAGCTGTGTCATGAAGGCAGGCAGAAAGATTAAAGAATAAATTTATAAGCAATGGATAAGAAGAGTATCATTACAAGTAACGGGCACTGCACTTACCAATGATGCTGTCAAAGTTGCCCTTGTCCAGTTGCAAGGCTCCCCCATGGGACTGTGTGAACTGCAACACAAGCTGGAAAGGAGGATTCATAAATGGATGTCAAACTTTGTTCCATTCCTCACCTTCAAACTGTGATTTGAGAGTATGGTGAGGGTGTACCAACCTCAAACTATATATTGCTTCTGATTTGGTATTTTTGGTCTTCAGGCCATGATGACTTTCCTGTGTCATCCAAGTTACCACAATTTCCATTTTCCAGAGTGACTAGGAATATGCCAGCTAAATAAAAATTTAAACTTTCTGTTAACCACATCATATCTCTTTTGCATACTTCACACCACtccaaaaacataaaaaatacgtACACTAATGCCTCGGTTTACGAGCGCTTTGATTTACAAGCAAAATAAAATCACTataaatgccttggtttacgagcagtGACTTGGTGTATGAGAATCCTGTTTGTACAGGTCAAAGATGTGagcatgggttccctttgtttgctGCAAGACATGAGCACTCAgagtggaaaacaatgggaaaggggtctcaagctggtgtcacactgggcctttttcctccaaccactTTGTTGGCAGGCACAACCAGAAATTctaacttttctgggtgtgcatcacacacgaccaaggtcggttgcccgtatccacaacgtaaacaaagcagtcacCTTGTATCCACATGGTGCTGTTTGCAAAAGTAAGAGCTGTTGTGGCCTGTGCTGCAGTTACTCAAATTATGGACTTATTGCTACAgctaaatggagggaagaagcagttgtgggtACAACTATAGTTtcaaagacaggaggacaggagtgttacccaaaccaacaactcactcctggTTGGGCGTACAGGCAACTGCGGTTGCTCCTAGCTCCAACGATTGGAGGAAAATGTCCAGTGTGACACTGTTTTCAATCTGCGTTGTACACTAACAGAAGTAGCACCCGCGTGCTCATGTCCGCTTATGTTTGTGCTCCAGTGTTAAGAAGTTGGACAAGAGAGAGGAGTGATGTCGTTGGTTATGCATCAAATGGGCACAATGTGATGACAGTTGAGCTAAATGAGGCAGATGCTACTAAGAAAAAATGTCTCAGGAAAAAAGTCAtaaaaagtcacaaatttggacTAGGAAAAAAAGCTACCAGTATCTAGCAATTACATAACTCTAAGTGagccacaccacaccaacacTGCTTGTTCATGAATACAGTAAACTTTCTATGCATTTTTATCTTCCCCACACACTTAACTAAGTGCACTGTAGTTTTTCAGTGCTTTCACCTAGTTGTTTTGGGGAAATTTGAATAATAGCAGGTCTCAGACTACCATTTACCAAACATTGTAGTGATGAGTACTTAGTTCAAGGTCCTGGACACAATTTTAGGGCAGTCTTGCCaggtggtgagtggtgggtggGGGCAGGGGTAAAGAATGCTTCCTTTATCCTAGGGTGGGGGCAggtgggtggtgtggtgtggggtgggCAGGGCAGAGCAAGGCAGAAGGCTGAACAACACGATCTCTTCCCTGGTGTAGTGTGTGAGCGGCTCCCGTGGATATGCCTTACACTTAAACCTGCACCAAACTCACCTAACACCTGTAAACCACTTCAAAACAAGCCTTAAACCTTCCTGTGACCCttaaaccctaaaaaaaaaaaggtttgaggTGGTGGTCACCCGCTAACCACTTGCCGTCCCTACCTCACACTTAAACCTGCACCAAACTCACCTAACACATATAAACCACCTCGAAACAAGCCTTAAACCTTCCTGTGACCCttaaaccccccccccaaaaaaaggttTGAGGAAGTGGTCACCCGCTAACCACTTGCCGTCCCTACCTCACACTTAAACCTGCACCAAACTCACCTAACACATATAAACCACCTCGAAACAAGCCTTAAACCTTCCTGGGACACttaaaccctaaaaaaaaaaaaggtttgaggAAGTGGTCGCCTGCTAACTACTTGCCGTCCCTGCCTTGCACTTAAAcccacaaaacacatataaaccaCCTCGAAACAAGCCTTAAACCTTCCTGGGACACTTAAACCCTAAATAAAAATAAGGTTTGAGGAAGTGGTCGCCTGCTAACCACTTGCCGTCCCTACCTCACACTTAAACCTGCACCAAACTCACCTAACACATATAAACCATCTCGAAACAAGCCTTAAACCTTCCTGGGACACTtaaaccctaaaaaaaaataaggtttgaGGAAGTGGTCACCTGCTAACCACTTGCCGTCCCTGCCTTGCACTTAAAcccacaaaacacatataaaccaCCTCAAAACAAGCCTTAAACCCTTCCTGTGAGCCTTAAATCCTAAAAAAAGAGGTTTGGGGAAGTGGTCACCCGCTAACCACTTGCCGTCCCTGCCTTGCACTTAAACCCACATAACACATATAAACCACCTCAAAACAAGCCTTAAACCCTTCCTGTGAGCCTTAAACCCTAAAAAAGAGGTTTGAGGAAGTGGTCGCCTGCTAACCACTTCTCGTCCCTGCCTTGCACTTAAAcccacaaaacacatataaaccaCCTAACAAGCCTTAAACCCTCCTGGGACACTTAAACCCTAAATAAAAATAAGGTTTGAGGAAGTGGTCGCCTGCTAACCACTTGCCGTCCCTGCCTTGCACTTAAAcccacaaaacacatataaaccaCCTCAAAACAAGCCTTAAACATTCCTGTGACCCTTAAACCCTAAAAAAGAGGTTTCGGAAAGTGGTCACCCGCTAACCACTTCCCGTCCCTGCCTTGCACTTAAAcccacaaaacacatataaaccaCCTCAAAACAAGCCTTAAACATTCCTGTGACCCttaaaccctaaaaaaaaaaaaaacttaagaggTTGCTACCCGCTACCCACTTGCCACTTCTGCCTTGCACTTAAAcccacaaaacacatataaaccaCCTCGAAACAACCCTTAAAACCTTCCCGTGAGCCTTAAACCCTGAAAATAGTTAACCCTTCAGACCCTCCCAGAGaccaacgacacacacacacgcacgcacacacctgccCTACCTTCCCCACAGCCTTgcccttgctctccctccctcaggtgGACGCACAGGGCCTTTACTTACCGTTAAAAGTGAGAGAACTAATTGTAAATGAGGTGAATTCCGCATGGTGAGGATAGGAAGAGGTGAGAGGCCGGGGGAAACAGCTGTTCTCGCCGCTACACGTCCTCGACACAGCTGCCACACGCCGCCACGCCTTATTTTAAgccttttttatcctttattcAGCCTCTaagtgggttgggttgggttattAGAGTGATATATGCAGGGTTTTATCAGTTCATGGTCCGTGGATTGGGTTTTTATAGTTCATTTACCACATGCGGTCTCCCAACTCCCTTGATTTTCGCCTTTTTATCAGGGTTTTGTGCCTCTGTTTTACCTCAAAGTGGGTTTTATGGGGTTATAAGAGTGATATTTATAGTGTTTTAATAGTTCATGGTCTGTGGTTTGGGTTTACAGCTCTTATATGTCCTCACTGTCTTCCTCTCATGACTCCATTCCCCCGAATTTCACTGTTTTATCTGGGTTTTATGCCTCTAATTCACCCAGAGTTTATTGAATGTATCTAAAATTGTAGACTAGACACTTTTAATTTACTTAAGAGTATGTAAGTCTATTGGAAAGTAGTTTTGTGGGCCGGGGTGGGGGTCGCCGAAATGGTCATAATGGGGACGCCGAAATAGTCATGGCATGTGTTATCAGAGGCGTTTCCGGGGCGATCGCTTTTGTATGATATGGTCACGGAGGCTAAACTGTGTAGTATTGCATTAGTTGTTGTTTCTAGAGAATAATACAACAAGAGAAGAGGTCCGGAAGCTCCAACTTATGTATTCTTATCAATTTGCATATTTTTGAAAGGTTAATGTGAAGCTCCTCAACACCCCCTTATTATCTCATTTTGGGTTATGCAAATCCTTAAATTTATGTATACACTATTCAAATGCATAGTTTCATTTTGGTTGGGAATTATATTTGTTGACTAGTCTTTTGGGAAAGCTGAACACGCCGCCTATCATTTTGCAAGGCCGGTGTTTGCTTTTATTAATAGTTGATGTATTCAGATAATCAACTTTCTTTCAAGTGTTCACAGATCACGTTAGTAAGTCTTCAAATCACCACCATGGACGTATAGGAACGATTTCATAAGAGACAGCTACACTACGAACGCCCTTACTGTAATTTCAGGTGAAGGGAAAGACTTTGATGCTGGGATCTTCTTCAAACTATTGGCCTTTTATCCCAACGCATTAAGATgactaggaaaaaaaatgtataggtaTGGCCAGGAAAATTGATAAGCAATGATACGGGCCGCTGCCTCTTGCATGAACAACGATTTTAGACGAGAAATTTCGCTGTTATACCTTTTGTGCAGTTGTAGAAAGGCAAGTAAAATTAATAAGTTAAAGTATGGGCCACTCCCTCTCCCACGAACAACGATTTTACACGAGAAAGTTCACTGATGCACTATTTTCCCAGATACTGAGGAGGCTCCGGCGCCGGGCTGTCCTTGAAGCTTGACTATCTTGGTTACCTTCCGGAGCGGCGTGGCGCGCGAGGGTTGGCTGGAAGGGTTAATATATACAGGTGCAGGTGGAAAGATTGGGTTCTTATCACTCACACTTGGAAAATACGAATCTATCATCTTTTTCGTACGGGGAACAGCTTATATTTTCCTCCCTGTGTTTTGTTTGCCTTTGACTGATGACTGAGTTCCTATCCCCGTCTCCTATGCCTGGAAAATACGATTCCTCACCTTTTTCGTGCGGGGAACAGcttatattttcttccctgtGTTTAAATGCCTTTGACTGATGATTGAGTTTCTATCCTCGTCTCCCATACCTGAAAAATACGACTCCTCACCTTTTTCTTACGGGGAACAGCTTATATTTTCTTCCCTGATGATTGAgttcctctcctcgtctcctaTACCTGGAAAATACGATTCTATCACCCTTTTCGTGCGAGGAACAGcttatattttcttccctgtGTTTATATGCCTTTGACTGATGATTGAGTTTCTACCCTCGTCTCCCCCACCTGAATAGTAagactttcactttttcttcctggGAGCAGCTTTTACTTTCTTCCCTGCCATGTATTGTTTGCCCCTGACTGCTTCttctgatgcaaacaaacagacaaaaaaaaaaaaagcacttctCCATAGCCCTCCTATCAACGCTTTGCCGGAAATATTATCAGCAGGaagctttatgtgtgtgtgtgtgtgtgtgtgtgtgtgtgtgtgtgtgtgtgtgtgtgtgtgtgtgtgccccggccATTCCTCGGAAAAGTAGGacgactatttttttttaatgttttggcTTTACTTGTTTTTGTCATATGATAAGACGATAAGGAATGGGGCGGGGTCGGTGGCAGCTAAATTCTAatcatttatctattttctttcttttcttcttttcccttttattttgttcagttttatttttttatagtcacCCTACAGACAGTATAGAGAGAATAAAACTGAGCTATAATACAACTCAGACTAATAACAgtaacatataaaataacttctATATTTAGGAATGCAGAAAAAAATAGTCTATATATAAGAGAAACTTCTACAGATACGATCAAACTGACATATCTTAAATTAAACCATACAGAAGTAATCACATGTATtgggataaagaaaataagtataataagagagagagagagagagagagagagagagagagagagagagagagagagagagagagagagagagagagagagagagagaataaacgtcAATCCCCTCACAGGTgctacaaatgtgtgtgtgtgtgtgtgtgtgtgtgtgtg is a genomic window containing:
- the LOC126985016 gene encoding endoplasmic reticulum resident protein 44-like isoform X1, with the translated sequence MRNSPHLQLVLSLLTLVLQFTQSHGGALQLDKGNFDSIIGNNELVFINFYADWCRFSNILAPTWDETADKVKEQFPDEGRVVVGKVDCDAESSIASRFHITKYPTLKLLRNGQATKREYRGQRSADAFANYIKEQLRDPIKILESLDEIKDLEETKRTVIGYFEKQDSPEYELFRKIAINLKDDCQFLAGFGETVRSMHPPGESIVAFKASITKEDEAFTGSLASYDELSIWATERCIPLVREITFQNAEELTEEGLPFLILFHAPEDTESIKKYTSLVHTDLADQKQNINFLTADGVQFAHPLHHLGKSKKDLPLIAIDSFRHMYLFPDYKEAFVEGKMKDFLNDLYSGKLHREFHYGPDPESTSEAAQQRDENEIADPTKEATKKERPTTPPESTFKKLAPSKNRYTLLDRDEL
- the LOC126985016 gene encoding endoplasmic reticulum resident protein 44-like isoform X2, which gives rise to MRNSPHLQLVLSLLTLVLQFTQSHGGALQLDKGNFDSIIGNNELVFINFYADWCRFSNILAPTWDETADKVKEQFPDEGRVVVGKVDCDAESSIASRFHITKYPTLKLLRNGQATKREYRGQRSADAFANYIKEQLRDPIKILESLDEIKDLEETKRTVIGYFEKQDSPEYELFRKIAINLKDDCQFLAGFGETVRSMHPPGESIVAFKASITKEDEAFTGSLASYDELSIWATERCIPLVREITFQNAEELTEEGLPFLILFHAPEDTESIKKYTSLVHTDLADQKQNINFLTADGVQFAHPLHHLGKSKKDLPLIAIDSFRHMYLFPDYKEAFVEGKMKDFLNDLYSGKLHREFHYGPDPESTSEAAQRDENEIADPTKEATKKERPTTPPESTFKKLAPSKNRYTLLDRDEL